The following nucleotide sequence is from Trifolium pratense cultivar HEN17-A07 linkage group LG2, ARS_RC_1.1, whole genome shotgun sequence.
TATATGATATCGTTGTTGAGAAACATGTTAGTCTcccaacaaataaaaaataaattaaaagatttaTTAACCTTAGAATCGATAGAATAAAAGATATAATTGCAATAAaaatacacttaaaaaaatcaatCGTTATTTAGTCAAGTGGTGATTGACATTGGACTTATTATGAAGAATTACTATTCGATAACTGCGATCGAAAGAGGTCTGTAATCACTTGATGCAGAACTAGCCTCTGAACCAGATTAAGCAGTCCGGTGAATATTGGTggtaaaatgaaaaaacacttaaaaaatgaaagtgtggcctttttatattataaaagcaTCACCGCCTTTTTTAAGTCGGATAACTTATACactatatatattcatattgtgTTCGTGTTCGatctacaaaataaatattgaacaTAATAGTTCAAGACAAATTTTTAAGATGTTGTATAAATTgttcttttttaaaatgtttggcGAATGagatattattttgatattttagataaGTTGTAGttgaaacaaaaatcaattgCATGCATATACAAAAATGTTGAATAACTATGTTGACAATTGACATCCATATAAAACAAGAATCAATTGCATGTATGCTCATAATAGTatactaaaaagaaaaaaatacaaaaaaaaaattgcgggGCATAGTACCTAACTCAAAGTATAAGTCAACCAGaacaaaaaattacaaacaataaaataacacATATGAATCCAACAATCTATTGAACCAGATGAAACCCATAAATACCAACATGAAACCAAATCATGATGGAACCAACAACTGTCAGAGGAGTTGCGCTTGAAAACAACCCAATACAATGAATGGGTGGTACAGAGAAAGTtttaagaccatctccaatggtggtatttatatttttaagtactagtacttaataggtactcccattggagcaaaaacaaaattgtacctaataggtactagttctacaataagacatagtacctaaataatttttgtgggacccatttaaaatGATGTTGAGTTATTGGATAGATGTGCTACTAGTGGGACCAATTTAGAACTTTTGAAGAGGttttgggttggagggatttAGTACTTATtgtgtactattattaaaaaaattataaatgagtgatgtgtacatgTGGGGTCCacttaagtactaaaaaatgagtagctccattgtggatgctctaaagTTGAATATTTGGATATGGAAGGGGAATAGTTGTATTACTACTTACGAGACTAAAAAAGTATGATCACTTTATATAGTGATCCTATTACCCTATGATAATAAATATTATCAATGTTAAATTACACATTTTGTCATTATTTTGTGGTTTTACTTTGGTCTCataactatttttatttcattttactaCAGGATGTACCAGTACCACTCAATTCAATGCCATCGTCCGGTGTCAGCATAaaggaaaaacatttttttttttttttttttttgcatttggGTTTAGcgaattaattaataattaagaaatgaaaagaaatattCTAAGATGAAGAAGAATTAAACGAAGAAGATGATGACCAGTAAAACCCTAAAAAAAGAGGAAATGACTACATTAATGTTGCATAGGTATAATCAATAGAAAATTGCtaaattttaacataaaagACTAGTTTGACTAACAAAAGTAAAGTTCTTGTTTTTACTTATCGATAAAAGGTAAATATGGTTATGTTGGAGGCTAGCGAGTTATTTTTTAATAGGGATCTAAAATCGAGGATAAATTACAACATCGGTGCTATATTTGTTTGGAATCATGATGTTATTTGGAATCATGATGTTACTTGGAGTTATTGTGTGAacaggaaaaataaaaagttttatgAAGATAAATTATCATAGACATTCACAACTGGCTCACACATGTTATGTGAATTCACTCATGATTATTATCAAGCTTGGAAAAGAAATACACGTTTTTCTGATATATGTCGAGAATGGGGAATTTGGTGAGGTGGAAGCCTTCTTCGGAAGGTTGGGTGAAGCTGAATACAGATAAGAACGAGGTGTGCAAAGATGGTAGGAGAGTTGGGTGTAGGGGTGTTTTTCGAGATAGTAACGATACTTGGATCCGTCAATTTGCTAAAAATGTTGAGCATTGTAGTGTAGCCCTATGTAGCAGAGTGACGGGAGGTATTCGAAGGATTAAATTATGTAATAAAATTATAGCTTGGTCAAATTGAATTCAAGATAGATTTCTCGAGTATTGTTCAAGTGATTAAGACCATAATGATTTTTGGTCCTAACGGTTGCGTGCTGGTTAAAAACATCGTCGTTGCTGAAATTAGATTGAAAGGTTGAAGTACTTCATTAAATCGTAAAACAAATTAATGTACAAATATTTTAGCAAACACAAATCCTTCATTGAAGACTAATTCGATGTTTTGTGAATCGTGTCCCATCAAATTTACTCATCTCTCGGTTAAACTTTGTCAACAAAAATGGATAATCTACGTGCAAATCTAAACATAAACATTCAAGTATCAAGTACTAATTGCGAACCCTGTACAGTACGTACGCATTTAAATTTACACACCCAATCAAACTCAATCTAGggtacacaaaaacaaaaaacgaaCCAATTCATCTTTCACTCTCAAATTTCTGAACCTTCCGCAAAACTCACTCATTCCTCTTCAATGGCGGATTCATCCCCTTCTCCCGCAACCCTAGAACCCAATCCTCAGCCCAATTCCGAACCACCACCTCCCAATTCCACCCCTAATCAACCCGATCCAATTCCCCAATTATCACAACCGCAATCCCAATCTCAATCCCAATCGCAATCTTCAACACCGTCATCAACGCCTCTTCCTACAAACCCTAATTCCAATCCACCGTTAGCTACTGTACCGTCACTGCCTCCTCCGCCTGCCGTATTATATGCTCCGCCGCAAATTCCCGGTGTTCTTCCTCCATCGGCGCCGTCGTTCCGGCCGCTTGGTGCTCAAGTTCCGCAGTTCACTCCTTTGCCAAATCCCGCTGGTGGTTACCAAAACCCTAATCAACCTCCTGGAGTAGGTGGATCAACGGTGCCGGTGCCTGTTCCGATGCCGCAGATGCAACCGATGATGTCGTATCAAATTCCGGGGAGTAATCCTGCAATGCGTCCTTATGCTCCGATCCCAAACGGTTACGCCATGCATCCTCAAGGAACTCTAAACCCTGCGGGTGGGTCATTCgtttaatcatattttatttcattgtttTTGTGTGGGTGTGTGTTTGAATGCTATTATTATGAGTTGGATTTAAATTAATGTTTTTCCTTTGattattgatgatattgttgatGATATATTTATATTGGTGCTGTGAATTTTGTGAAGATTTGTTGTTTAGTGTGTTTAGTTGCGCGCCAATTGTTAGCTAGTTTGTTTTGTATTTGAAACGGTGAGGGGTTTCAATTTGGATAAGTTAGGAGAGATTTAGAAAAATAGTTATTGATGGTTAGACAAGGGGTATCGATGACGGGATTGTTTCTCAATTCTCCTACAGTGTCTTATTGAATTCGATGCCAAAAGGTTGGAGGGCTTCATATTGGTTAAAGACACACCCCACCCTTCTACAACTCATTTTTTGGTATGCATATATTTGCCTAGTTTATTGATTGTCTTTTACTAAAATTATGATTTGGAAACAAAGCTTACACAGAGTGATCTTGATAATCGAAAgttaattcaaataaataaagacAGATTGTTCTATTGTCGATCTACATAATGTATGGTTGTGTCATGCTCATTTTAGTAGGCCACTTTCTGCTAGTTATAAGGGTACTACTTTCCCTTGAATGGCTTTATGAATTCAAGAAGCCGACCATGTTTGCAACTGAATGCACGTTGGCCTTTTGGTCATGAGGTATTGCAATCTTTTCAATTCTCTTTTTTCTCAATTGCAGTTTAATTCCATTTTTTATGCTGCAACATGGGCTCCTATATATAAAACAGAACATTTAATTCAACTAGAATTTCCTTCTTAGTAAACTATGTAATGTATACATGAGATTTTGAAAGTTTACCCTTTTCCATTGGTGGATGGTTTGAGAAGCCTGCTATATTACAAGTTGTCAGACAAAGGTAAGCACTTTCTGGACATCCGTGAATTTCAAACTcgatagtatttttttattgttttcttcaGGTTGTCATTTCAGCTGGTGATTATTAGCTGTGCTGCCATCTCTATTATGCTTTTGATGTGTGGTAACAGCATTCCATTGTTCATCACACTTTTTCTGTATACATCTTTAGTGtcgtatatatatattttgcttacTGTGTATACTCATGATCTGCTCTAATATATTTGCATAGATGTTTTCTGCCATGTACAGGAATTCCTCGTTATGCACCTCCTTATGGAACTATGGTTCGTCCTGTATATCCTCCACGCCTGCCTGGAGCAATCAATGTACTTCCAGTATCACGCCCGCCTGTTGCAGGGATCCCACCACTTCGCCCTATTATTCCTCCTGTTGTCAGACCTGTGGTTCCTCCTAGTGTTACTCCGGCTGAGAAGCAACATACCACTGTTTACATTGGCAAGATTTCACCAACTGTGGAAAATGAGTTCATGCTTTCTCTCCTTAAAGTAAATTTCTAAGTTTGATATATTCTCTGGGGAGGGAGCTGGGTTCTGTTCTTTATTGTATTTTTAGCCTCTTATCATAACAGCTAGGCAATTGGTATCTTTGGATGTTTCGGTATTTATAgtgttcttattttcttttaagttaTGCGGGAATATCAAGAGCTGGAAAAGGCCTCAGGATTTATCAAGTGGGACTCCTAAAAGTTTTGGGTTTTATGAGTTTGAGACTGCCGAAGGTGTTCTCCGTGCTTTACGTCTCCTTACCAAATTGAATATTGATGGACAAGAACTAATGGTATGTCTTGATCTCCGACtagtttttctttgtatttaatGATATAGAGACATATAAGTCTACTACCTTTTTATCATATTGCGAGGTTAATTGTTTGAACAAgatgtttttcttttggaaacAACTATAATTGTAGTCAAGGTCTGAGTTATTCTAATGAATTTGAAAATTAGTGTGATTGAATTTCTTGATAATTAAGTTTGCCActgatgtggaaacaaaaagGTTACTCCTCATCTGTGTTCGTGTCCTTTTTTGTTGACATCCATTTGACATTATAGTATATGTTTCACACTGTCCGGCCCAATTCCCCATCCCTCTCTCTCCCCCTCATTTTCAAAGAGGTGAGAATTTGTATATGGAAGATATATAAATCTTCATTTGTCATAAATCCAAGTCATTCGAGCATTAAATTTTGGTATAAACTAGCAGTCATCATTATTTTTTCACATTTGGATTAAATTCATTATTTTCTTACTGGCGTTTCTGCGTGTTTTGCATATAAGTTTGCATGCCTTCTAGGGATTTATCTCGAgcgaaaagaaagaacaaagatTAATGACTAGTGACTAGTTTTATTATACGGAAAGACTATAAAACTAACCTATATTTTTATACTAATACAAGATTCCAAAACCTAATTAAGTAGGGAAACAAATCATGATAGTCACAAAGAAATATTGAAACCAATCTTAAGAGATGGTCTTAGATATTCTAAGATAATTAAATTGAGGAGAATGCTAAActgtgcccccggggcactagtatgcttaactagtgccccgggggcactgtttagcatgacccttaaattAATTCTATAAGATAATCTAAGATGGTAAAAAACATTAAGACGCTGTCAAGAATTTTGTTCTATATGAAGCCTTTAGTTTTTTAACTTCAATATTTTGCTGACAGATCAATGTAGATGAAGCGATGAGAAACTATCTGGAGCagtatgtacaaaaaaaaactgaggactcaaaagaaaaggaaactCGGGCAACAGAAATTGAAAAGGATGATAAAGTTGCAAAACCTTCTGATGTAAATGAGGATGCAAAGCCTGATGTGGAGAACTCAAATAAGGAGGAGGGTAATGATTCGGGAAACAAGAAATCCCATGACGTGGCAACTTTTGGGATTGTTACAGATGAAGATAGGGAAGTTGACCGGGATGCTTTAGATAAGATCAAGATGATGATTGAGGAGAGGTTGAAGACAAGACCTTTGCCTCCACCACCTCCACCGCCAATTGGTGATGGTTCTGTTGATTCAACTTCCGAACAACCTACTAAAACAAGAGGAGACTCAGATGTGGATACAAAGAAGATTGGTAAGGGAAAAACACTTTGGTTGCTACATCTATTATCTGTTCAGTGGTTCACAGCAGGGCAATATTCTATCATCAGGTTACTGTTtctcctttattatttttgaaattgatattcttctattttggttttcaaattttatagaACCAGCTGAAGATAAAAATGAAAGAGAGTCAAACAGTGATAACAAACCAACTGGTGAACACGATAGACCCGAAACCCCTGACAGAAGGCACGACAGGAAAAGCAGGGAGAGAGACCGAGAAAGGGAACTGAAACGAGAAAAGGAAAGAGAACTTGAAAGATATGAAAGAGAAGCTGAGCGGGAACGTATTCGAAAAGAGAGGGAACAAAAACGGAGGATTGAGGAGGTTGAGCGTCAGTTTGAAGCACATTTGAAGGAATGGGAGtatagagaaagagagaaagagaaagaacgTCAGTATGAAAAGGAGAAGGAGAAGGACAGGGAACGCAAAAGGAGAAAGGAAATACTTTATGATGAAGAGGAGGATGATGGGGATTCTAGGAAGAGATGGCGTAGAAATGCGATGGaggagaagagaaagaagaggCTGCGAGAAAAGGAAGATGACCTGGCTGATAGACAAAAAGAAGAGGATGAAATTGCTGAGGCCAAGAAGAGGACTGAGGAggataaacaacttatgagGCAGAGAGATGCATTGAAGCTGTTGACAGAGCATATTGTAAATGGCAGTGATGAAACTACGGCTACCAAAGAGATTGCTAATGAAATAAAGAACGAGGTTGCTGAACAAGACACTGTAGCTGATTATAGTCATGGTCATATTGGTAATTACTCCAAATTTGTGTTTTCCCCTTTCTTTGTCTCTCTTTCTCATTATTAATGGGGTTCATGCTTTATGTTACAGGTGATGGTAATGTACTATATACTATCAAAGATGAATCAGCCGTGGCATCTGTAGCCACAACTGATACACAGTCAAGTGGAAATGCTCCTATGAAGAAATTGGGATTTGGTCTGGTTGGCTCTGGAAAAAGAACAACTGTCCCTTCTGTTTTCCATGAAGATGAAGACGACGAAGCGCACAAGGATAAAAAGTTGAGGCCTTTGGTTCCAATTGATTACTCAACAGAGGAATTGCAGGCTGTTGAACCTACTGCTTCTGGGCCAACACCGCCCAATTTGGCTGCAGCTGCAGAGTTTGCAAAGCGTATATCTAATTCCAATTTCAAGGAAGAGCGGCTGGATGGAGAACGAGATAGAAGTAGGCATTCAGATGAGAAGTCTAACCACCGGGACAGGGATAGGAGTGAAGACGGCAATCATCACAGAGATGAACACAGGGATAAAAATTCTGAACGTGACAGGGATCGAGATCATGTGTCGGAGAAACACAAGACTCATGATAACAGACGACTTTTGGATGCAAAAGCAAAACAGTTAATTGATATGATACCAAAGACCAAGGAGGAATTGTTCTCATATGAAATAGACTGGGCAGTGTATGACAAGGTACTTGTTTTTTTATCTGTGAATTTTGAATTGAGTAATAATTTGGTCTTGGCAGTGTAGTCAATAGCATGCTACAGTGGCACTACAGAGTAAAGAAtgcagttttattttttaaccttttgatcatattatgttatttttttcagCATCAATTACATGACAGACTGAGACCGTGGATTTCAAAGAAAATCAAAGATTTTTTGGGGGAAGAAGAAAATACATTGATAGACTATATTGTTTCAAGTACACAAGAACATGTGAAAGCATCTCAAATGCTAGAGCGTCTTCAGATCATTTTAGATGACGAGGCTGAAATGTTCGTACTCAAGATGTGGAGGATGCTTATCTTTGAAATAAAGAAGGTAGAGACAGGGCTTGCTGTGAAGTCCAAATCATGAATTGTTCATTGTTGTATGTTCCATCCTTTTCCTTTTGTGCTGGATATTATGTTTATACTTTGTATGTGGCTGCCTTAAAATACAAGATGGCTGCACAATCATATAGGACCATTTTCAGTCTGTATTGCTTCGACATTCAAGTAGTTATAACTTTGATAAAAACCCCGCCTTCTTTATTAATGGGAATCCGGTGGTAATTTTTGTCATGTGAATATTCAGAACTTTGATCTGTTGATGACTTTctgttttgtttggttttgaagATAACCGGTGAAGTCAAGCAAGATGCAGTTCTAAATGGAAAACTATTTTTATACATATAAACTAAAACCATTTTGTTTTCTTGTGAATTTATGGTCTGGTTTCACTTATCCGTCTGCAGTATCTGTACTCAAAATAGTATTTCAGCTCCTGCAATTCAATCTACACCTTAGTACAGTACTAATCATGAAACTAGAATCAATTAGTTAATCTTAAGTGAAAAATCTACCtgaaaataatcatttttatgATATTGCTATCATAATTAATTAGCTACAATTGAACTAACAATCTGTTCTAAAAAAACTTATCCTATGCTAGCTACCATAATTTGGCTGTCATGTCTATTCGACTTCAACTTCTT
It contains:
- the LOC123908708 gene encoding RNA-binding protein 25 isoform X2, whose protein sequence is MVRPVYPPRLPGAINVLPVSRPPVAGIPPLRPIIPPVVRPVVPPSVTPAEKQHTTVYIGKISPTVENEFMLSLLKLCGNIKSWKRPQDLSSGTPKSFGFYEFETAEGVLRALRLLTKLNIDGQELMINVDEAMRNYLEQYVQKKTEDSKEKETRATEIEKDDKVAKPSDVNEDAKPDVENSNKEEGNDSGNKKSHDVATFGIVTDEDREVDRDALDKIKMMIEERLKTRPLPPPPPPPIGDGSVDSTSEQPTKTRGDSDVDTKKIEPAEDKNERESNSDNKPTGEHDRPETPDRRHDRKSRERDRERELKREKERELERYEREAERERIRKEREQKRRIEEVERQFEAHLKEWEYREREKEKERQYEKEKEKDRERKRRKEILYDEEEDDGDSRKRWRRNAMEEKRKKRLREKEDDLADRQKEEDEIAEAKKRTEEDKQLMRQRDALKLLTEHIVNGSDETTATKEIANEIKNEVAEQDTVADYSHGHIGDGNVLYTIKDESAVASVATTDTQSSGNAPMKKLGFGLVGSGKRTTVPSVFHEDEDDEAHKDKKLRPLVPIDYSTEELQAVEPTASGPTPPNLAAAAEFAKRISNSNFKEERLDGERDRSRHSDEKSNHRDRDRSEDGNHHRDEHRDKNSERDRDRDHVSEKHKTHDNRRLLDAKAKQLIDMIPKTKEELFSYEIDWAVYDKHQLHDRLRPWISKKIKDFLGEEENTLIDYIVSSTQEHVKASQMLERLQIILDDEAEMFVLKMWRMLIFEIKKVETGLAVKSKS
- the LOC123908708 gene encoding RNA-binding protein 25 isoform X1; translated protein: MADSSPSPATLEPNPQPNSEPPPPNSTPNQPDPIPQLSQPQSQSQSQSQSSTPSSTPLPTNPNSNPPLATVPSLPPPPAVLYAPPQIPGVLPPSAPSFRPLGAQVPQFTPLPNPAGGYQNPNQPPGVGGSTVPVPVPMPQMQPMMSYQIPGSNPAMRPYAPIPNGYAMHPQGTLNPAGIPRYAPPYGTMVRPVYPPRLPGAINVLPVSRPPVAGIPPLRPIIPPVVRPVVPPSVTPAEKQHTTVYIGKISPTVENEFMLSLLKLCGNIKSWKRPQDLSSGTPKSFGFYEFETAEGVLRALRLLTKLNIDGQELMINVDEAMRNYLEQYVQKKTEDSKEKETRATEIEKDDKVAKPSDVNEDAKPDVENSNKEEGNDSGNKKSHDVATFGIVTDEDREVDRDALDKIKMMIEERLKTRPLPPPPPPPIGDGSVDSTSEQPTKTRGDSDVDTKKIEPAEDKNERESNSDNKPTGEHDRPETPDRRHDRKSRERDRERELKREKERELERYEREAERERIRKEREQKRRIEEVERQFEAHLKEWEYREREKEKERQYEKEKEKDRERKRRKEILYDEEEDDGDSRKRWRRNAMEEKRKKRLREKEDDLADRQKEEDEIAEAKKRTEEDKQLMRQRDALKLLTEHIVNGSDETTATKEIANEIKNEVAEQDTVADYSHGHIGDGNVLYTIKDESAVASVATTDTQSSGNAPMKKLGFGLVGSGKRTTVPSVFHEDEDDEAHKDKKLRPLVPIDYSTEELQAVEPTASGPTPPNLAAAAEFAKRISNSNFKEERLDGERDRSRHSDEKSNHRDRDRSEDGNHHRDEHRDKNSERDRDRDHVSEKHKTHDNRRLLDAKAKQLIDMIPKTKEELFSYEIDWAVYDKHQLHDRLRPWISKKIKDFLGEEENTLIDYIVSSTQEHVKASQMLERLQIILDDEAEMFVLKMWRMLIFEIKKVETGLAVKSKS